One genomic window of Desulfobacterales bacterium includes the following:
- a CDS encoding HAMP domain-containing protein, with product MIVKIKNKFKNLTSTASKEEKKRHLREGLIIIFIIIILTILTLIEKRLIKFGGDFSFFDTAVMFVIININLLLLILLIFLVFRNLLKLLYDRKRKIMGATLRTKLVVAFISLTLIPASVLFYFSINFISSSIEFWFNVPVESALENSIAVGGHIYNQIDQTNISFIKIIAENIHSQKLLSSNKNEEFIEYINKTQKKFNLDIIEIYDYKFERIIMSAPSKINIKLKPISKNDFEKDKGVNGIRSISETFKNFEVIRTIGTIPYEVLHENAEGFIIVSSIISKKLSESMESITNGYEEYQQIKQLKWPIQLTYYMTLSIVALLVVFTALWFGLYISKTIVIPLMELAEGTRKVAEGDLNIHISLVGDDEIGSLVESFNRMAMDLRAGREQLELSAKMLREKNLEIEKRQNYIEIVLKNVSTGVISLDSEGFITTINKSAEKMLNIKADDVLNKNYKKVLKGDHLNKANEIMEKIIEGRSSDLELPLKVVIDGKPMSFFVHINAFKDDDDSHLGMVMVFDDLTELEKAQRMVAWREVARRIAHEVKNPLTPISLSAQRLKRKYSSHVNDSIFDECTQTIIDYVDIIRNLVNEFSTFARFPTANPLPCELPLIIEETIALYKETHKYINFQLKVEENIPICNIDRQQIKQAMINLIDNAIASIKIKGSIIISLFYDAILKIVRIEVADTGIGVSDDKKTRLFEPYFSTKKKGMGLGLAIVSTIISDHSGRISVHDNIPQGAKFVIELPI from the coding sequence ATGATTGTAAAAATAAAAAATAAATTTAAAAATTTAACATCTACCGCTTCAAAAGAAGAAAAAAAGAGACATTTAAGAGAAGGTCTTATTATAATTTTTATTATTATTATATTGACCATTTTAACGCTAATTGAAAAAAGATTAATTAAGTTCGGAGGAGACTTTTCTTTTTTTGATACTGCTGTAATGTTCGTAATAATAAATATTAATCTTCTACTTCTTATTTTATTAATTTTTTTAGTTTTTAGAAATTTATTGAAGTTGCTTTATGACAGAAAACGTAAAATAATGGGAGCAACTTTAAGAACAAAGCTGGTTGTAGCCTTTATTTCTCTAACACTTATCCCAGCGAGCGTTCTGTTTTATTTTTCTATTAACTTTATTAGTTCAAGCATAGAATTTTGGTTCAATGTTCCTGTAGAAAGTGCTCTTGAAAATTCAATAGCAGTCGGAGGACACATTTATAATCAAATAGACCAAACGAATATATCTTTTATTAAAATCATAGCCGAGAATATACATTCCCAAAAATTATTAAGTTCAAATAAAAATGAAGAATTTATCGAATACATAAATAAAACCCAAAAAAAATTTAATCTTGATATTATTGAAATCTATGATTATAAATTTGAACGAATAATTATGAGCGCTCCATCCAAAATTAATATTAAATTAAAGCCTATATCAAAAAATGATTTTGAAAAAGATAAAGGTGTAAATGGAATAAGGTCTATTTCTGAAACATTTAAAAATTTTGAAGTTATAAGAACTATCGGAACAATTCCATATGAGGTTTTACATGAAAACGCCGAAGGTTTTATTATCGTATCTTCGATAATTTCAAAAAAACTATCAGAAAGTATGGAATCAATTACAAATGGGTATGAAGAATATCAACAAATCAAACAATTAAAATGGCCGATTCAACTCACTTATTATATGACCTTATCGATAGTTGCATTATTAGTGGTATTTACAGCTTTGTGGTTCGGTTTATATATCTCCAAAACAATAGTTATTCCACTTATGGAATTAGCCGAAGGAACAAGAAAAGTTGCCGAAGGCGATTTAAATATTCACATCAGCCTTGTTGGTGATGACGAAATAGGAAGCCTTGTTGAATCTTTTAATAGAATGGCTATGGATTTAAGGGCAGGTCGAGAACAACTCGAACTTTCAGCAAAAATGCTAAGGGAAAAAAATTTAGAAATCGAAAAACGGCAAAACTATATTGAAATAGTTCTTAAAAATGTATCCACAGGAGTTATCTCTCTTGATTCGGAAGGTTTTATTACAACCATAAACAAATCCGCTGAAAAAATGCTTAATATAAAGGCTGACGATGTTTTAAATAAGAATTATAAAAAAGTTTTAAAAGGGGATCATTTAAACAAAGCAAATGAAATTATGGAAAAAATTATTGAAGGAAGGTCCTCTGATTTAGAGCTTCCTTTGAAAGTGGTAATTGATGGAAAACCCATGAGTTTTTTTGTTCATATAAACGCATTTAAAGATGATGATGATAGTCATCTTGGAATGGTAATGGTGTTTGATGACCTTACAGAGCTTGAAAAAGCCCAACGCATGGTCGCATGGAGAGAAGTTGCAAGACGCATCGCCCATGAAGTAAAAAATCCTTTAACTCCTATTTCCTTGTCAGCTCAAAGGCTTAAAAGAAAATATTCATCCCATGTCAATGATTCAATCTTTGATGAATGCACCCAAACTATTATTGATTATGTCGATATTATAAGAAATCTTGTAAATGAATTTTCAACATTTGCCAGATTTCCAACTGCAAATCCTCTTCCATGTGAACTTCCATTAATAATTGAAGAAACAATTGCGCTATATAAAGAAACTCATAAATATATTAATTTTCAGCTAAAAGTAGAGGAAAATATACCTATATGTAATATTGATAGACAGCAAATAAAACAGGCAATGATTAATTTGATTGACAATGCAATTGCATCAATTAAAATAAAGGGTAGTATTATTATTAGTTTGTTTTATGATGCGATATTAAAAATAGTCAGAATTGAGGTTGCAGATACAGGGATTGGAGTATCTGATGATAAAAAAACTCGTCTTTTTGAGCCCTATTTTTCAACAAAAAAAAAGGGGATGGGACTTGGTCTCGCTATTGTGAGCACAATTATTTCTGATCATAGTGGAAGAATAAGTGTCCATGACAACATTCCTCAAGGTGCAAAATTTGTAATTGAACTGCCAATATGA
- a CDS encoding sigma-54-dependent Fis family transcriptional regulator has product MFPTILIVDDEPSIVQSLSGLLSDEGFEVLTAANGYEALQIIESESPDLVVLDIWMPGIDGIETLKEIKKSNPNLQVIMVTGHGTIETAINATKIGAFDFIEKPLSIDKLIVSINNALNFRKLEEENKYLRKKTLEKNSICGSSPAILSLKQQIVVAAPTESWILIKGENGTGKELVARNIQQLSPRSDKPFIAVNCATIPDDVIESELFGHEKGAFPGALSKSIGKFELANTGTLFLDEICDMSLKTQAKILRVLQEQKFQRLGGSRYIGADVRVIASTNKNIEKEIEKGNFREDLYFRLNVIPIEVPALRNRKEDIPVLFEHFIKEISKQNGTKTKSVTKEVLEILAEYLWPGNVRELKNLIERLMIMVPKNVIEKNDIPAPYNPIALNITKEGEGEFFLFSRLKDARKAFEKEFITRKLLQNKNNITTTAEAIGVELNYLYKKLKQLNWFD; this is encoded by the coding sequence ATGTTTCCAACGATTTTAATAGTTGATGATGAGCCATCTATTGTTCAATCTTTAAGCGGATTGTTATCTGACGAAGGATTTGAGGTGTTAACCGCCGCTAATGGCTATGAAGCCCTTCAAATTATCGAATCTGAATCCCCTGACCTTGTAGTTCTTGATATATGGATGCCAGGCATAGACGGAATTGAAACTTTAAAAGAAATTAAAAAAAGTAATCCTAATCTTCAAGTTATAATGGTTACAGGTCATGGCACAATTGAAACAGCTATAAATGCAACGAAAATCGGAGCTTTTGATTTTATTGAGAAGCCTCTTTCAATTGATAAATTGATTGTTTCAATTAATAATGCCCTCAATTTTAGAAAACTTGAAGAAGAAAATAAATATCTTAGAAAAAAAACATTAGAAAAAAATTCCATATGCGGCAGTAGTCCTGCTATTTTATCTTTAAAACAGCAAATTGTGGTAGCGGCTCCAACAGAATCATGGATACTTATAAAAGGTGAAAACGGAACAGGTAAAGAACTTGTCGCAAGAAATATTCAGCAATTAAGCCCGAGGTCTGATAAACCTTTCATAGCTGTAAACTGTGCTACAATACCTGATGATGTTATAGAAAGTGAATTGTTTGGCCATGAAAAAGGAGCTTTTCCAGGGGCTTTATCTAAAAGCATAGGTAAATTTGAACTTGCTAATACAGGAACTCTATTTTTAGATGAAATTTGTGATATGAGCCTTAAAACTCAAGCAAAAATTTTAAGGGTTTTACAGGAACAAAAATTTCAAAGATTAGGGGGCAGTAGGTATATTGGTGCAGACGTAAGAGTAATTGCATCCACTAACAAAAATATTGAAAAAGAAATTGAAAAAGGTAATTTTCGTGAAGATTTATATTTTAGACTTAATGTTATTCCAATAGAAGTGCCTGCCTTACGCAATCGAAAAGAAGATATTCCGGTGTTATTTGAACATTTCATAAAAGAAATTTCTAAGCAGAATGGAACTAAAACCAAAAGTGTTACAAAGGAAGTTCTTGAAATTTTAGCCGAATATTTATGGCCTGGAAATGTAAGAGAGCTTAAAAATCTTATAGAGCGTCTTATGATAATGGTACCCAAAAATGTTATAGAAAAAAACGATATTCCAGCTCCATATAATCCGATTGCTTTGAATATTACCAAAGAAGGTGAAGGCGAATTTTTTTTATTTAGTAGATTAAAAGATGCGAGAAAAGCCTTTGAAAAGGAGTTTATCACAAGAAAACTCCTTCAAAATAAAAATAATATTACAACAACAGCTGAAGCCATTGGAGTGGAATTGAATTATCTTTATAAAAAATTAAAGCAGTTAAACTGGTTTGATTAA
- a CDS encoding DUF4390 domain-containing protein, protein MNKFLIIICIICIICIICIIWLFNFSLLDSATPRDATLNNIAVSISDEDVFLYLNVEGAFKGKIEKRILSGIPITFTFFVKSKKVRKLWFDRGLGSIEVTHVIKYNVLKKEFIIKRSWDEGKSITVQSFEEARKLVTEIKHIKILDVDKLRNDRRYKIWVKANYSQISLPAFIHNLLFFSPWNFQTDWYTIEFTYLIKP, encoded by the coding sequence ATGAACAAGTTTTTAATTATAATTTGTATAATTTGTATAATTTGCATAATTTGCATAATTTGGTTATTTAATTTTTCATTATTAGATAGTGCTACGCCAAGAGATGCAACTTTAAATAATATCGCTGTATCTATAAGTGATGAAGATGTTTTTCTTTATCTAAATGTTGAAGGTGCTTTTAAAGGAAAAATTGAAAAAAGAATCCTATCTGGAATTCCTATAACTTTTACTTTCTTTGTAAAGTCTAAAAAAGTTCGTAAATTATGGTTCGACAGAGGTTTAGGCTCAATTGAAGTAACTCATGTCATTAAATATAATGTATTGAAAAAAGAATTCATCATAAAAAGATCATGGGATGAAGGCAAAAGTATTACAGTTCAGTCTTTTGAAGAGGCCAGAAAGCTTGTTACTGAAATTAAACATATTAAAATTCTTGATGTAGATAAATTAAGAAATGATAGACGATATAAAATTTGGGTAAAAGCGAATTACAGCCAAATATCGCTGCCTGCTTTTATTCATAATTTATTGTTTTTTTCCCCTTGGAATTTTCAGACGGATTGGTACACAATTGAATTTACTTATTTAATTAAGCCATAA